A region of Streptomyces sp. TG1A-60 DNA encodes the following proteins:
- a CDS encoding sugar ABC transporter ATP-binding protein — MAEPRPVLEMTGIVKEFPGVRALSGVDFRLFPGEIHALMGENGAGKSTLIKVLTGVHSLDGGTITLDGESVRIASPLQAQQAGINTVYQEVNLCPNLSVAENIFIGREPTRFGRIQWKRLRKEAAELVDRLGLDIDVTAPLSSYPLAVQQLVAIVRSVSSGDGEGAGTKVLVLDEPTSSLDRDEVLELFRLMRRLKDEGVAILFVSHFLDQIYEICDRMTVLRNGTLVGEHLVSELDQVGLIQLMIGKDLDQLDELHEHQLRADVGDTLLHADGLGRTGGVAPFDLEIKKGEVVGLAGLLGSGRTELARLLFGADQPDSGKVTVGGRQIPMNAPNDAIGAGVAFCSENRKTEGLVPDLTVRENIILALQAARGWVRPIPAAQRDELVAKYIKALDIRPANPEARVGQLSGGNQQKVLLARWLITQPKLLILDEPTRGIDIGAKAEIQKLVVSLSEDGMSVLYIAAELEEVLRLSHTIGVLRDRKLVARLTNGPEITTSKILETIASGEHQ, encoded by the coding sequence GTACGGGCTCTGTCGGGCGTCGACTTCCGGCTCTTCCCCGGCGAAATACACGCTCTGATGGGCGAGAACGGTGCCGGGAAGTCCACCCTGATCAAGGTGCTGACCGGGGTCCACTCCCTGGACGGCGGCACGATCACCCTCGACGGTGAGTCCGTGCGCATCGCCAGCCCGCTGCAGGCGCAGCAGGCCGGAATCAACACGGTCTACCAGGAGGTCAACCTCTGCCCCAACCTGTCGGTGGCGGAGAACATCTTCATCGGCCGTGAACCCACCCGCTTCGGCCGCATCCAGTGGAAGCGGCTGCGCAAGGAGGCCGCGGAGCTGGTCGACCGGCTCGGCCTCGACATCGACGTGACGGCGCCCCTGTCCTCGTACCCGCTGGCCGTACAGCAACTGGTCGCGATCGTACGGTCGGTCAGCAGCGGCGACGGCGAGGGAGCGGGCACCAAGGTGCTGGTCCTGGACGAGCCCACGTCCAGCCTCGACCGCGACGAGGTCCTCGAACTCTTCCGTCTGATGCGGCGGTTGAAGGACGAGGGGGTGGCGATCCTGTTCGTCTCCCACTTCCTCGACCAGATCTACGAGATCTGCGACCGGATGACCGTCCTGCGCAACGGCACCCTCGTCGGCGAGCACCTGGTCAGCGAACTCGACCAGGTCGGACTGATCCAGCTGATGATCGGCAAGGACCTGGACCAGCTGGACGAGCTCCACGAGCACCAGCTGCGCGCCGACGTCGGCGACACCCTGCTCCACGCCGACGGCCTCGGCCGTACGGGCGGCGTCGCCCCCTTCGACCTGGAGATCAAGAAGGGCGAGGTCGTGGGCCTCGCCGGCCTGCTCGGCTCGGGCCGCACCGAACTCGCCCGGCTGCTCTTCGGCGCCGACCAGCCCGACAGCGGCAAGGTCACCGTGGGCGGCAGGCAGATCCCGATGAACGCCCCGAACGACGCCATCGGCGCCGGAGTCGCCTTCTGCTCGGAGAACCGCAAGACCGAGGGCCTGGTCCCCGACCTGACGGTGCGTGAGAACATCATCCTCGCCCTCCAGGCGGCCCGCGGCTGGGTCCGGCCCATCCCGGCCGCGCAGCGCGACGAACTCGTCGCCAAGTACATCAAGGCACTCGACATCCGGCCCGCCAACCCCGAGGCCCGCGTCGGCCAGCTCAGCGGTGGCAACCAGCAGAAGGTGCTGCTCGCCCGCTGGCTGATCACCCAGCCGAAGCTGCTGATCCTCGACGAGCCCACGCGCGGCATCGATATCGGCGCCAAGGCCGAGATCCAGAAGCTCGTGGTGTCCCTCTCCGAGGACGGCATGTCCGTGCTCTACATCGCGGCCGAGCTGGAGGAGGTACTCCGCCTCAGCCACACCATCGGCGTGCTGCGCGACCGCAAGCTGGTGGCGCGGCTCACCAACGGGCCGGAGATCACCACCAGCAAGATCCTGGAGACCATCGCGAGCGGAGAACACCAGTGA
- a CDS encoding ABC transporter permease — protein sequence MATTSRWRELTRHHLFWPVAVLVALLLVNVPFTPDFFSIRMTDGHLYGSLVSIVLFGSPLILVAVGMTLVIATGGIDLSVGAVVAITGALTCSYISDQADQNALSAVFLAMGIGLVAAVVCGLWNGFLVARMGIQPIIATLIIMVAGRGVAQLISDGQIITINSEPYKLIGGGYWLTLPFSIFVVAAVVAVTVALTRKTALGLLVESVGGNAEASRLVGIRSRRIKIMVYVFCALCAGIAGLMISSNTSAADGNNAGLWIELDAILAVVIGGTSLLGGRFSIGGTVVGALVIQTLTTTIYTIGVPTQTNLVFKAVVVIVVCLLQSPKFRAKVFGARSGSKPGATGGGTPSATPAKTATTPAEAAPKMEVS from the coding sequence GTGGCCACGACCTCCCGCTGGCGAGAGCTGACGCGCCATCACCTGTTCTGGCCGGTCGCGGTCCTGGTGGCCCTGCTGCTCGTCAACGTCCCCTTCACCCCCGACTTCTTCTCGATCCGGATGACGGACGGCCACCTCTACGGCAGCCTCGTCTCGATCGTGCTGTTCGGCTCGCCGCTGATCCTGGTGGCGGTCGGCATGACCCTGGTCATCGCCACCGGCGGCATCGACCTCTCCGTCGGCGCGGTCGTCGCCATCACCGGCGCCCTGACCTGTTCGTACATCAGTGACCAGGCCGACCAGAACGCCCTGTCCGCGGTCTTCCTGGCCATGGGCATAGGACTGGTCGCCGCGGTCGTCTGCGGCCTGTGGAACGGCTTCCTGGTCGCCCGGATGGGCATCCAGCCGATCATCGCGACCCTCATCATCATGGTCGCCGGCCGCGGTGTCGCCCAGCTGATCAGCGACGGCCAGATCATCACGATCAACAGCGAGCCGTACAAGCTGATCGGCGGCGGCTACTGGCTGACGCTGCCGTTCTCCATCTTCGTGGTCGCCGCGGTCGTCGCCGTCACCGTGGCCCTGACCCGCAAGACCGCGCTCGGCCTGCTCGTCGAGTCGGTCGGCGGCAACGCCGAGGCCAGCCGTCTGGTCGGCATCAGGTCCCGCCGCATCAAGATCATGGTGTACGTGTTCTGCGCGCTGTGCGCCGGCATCGCGGGCCTGATGATCAGCTCCAACACCTCGGCTGCGGACGGCAACAACGCCGGCCTGTGGATCGAGCTCGACGCGATCCTCGCCGTGGTGATCGGCGGCACCTCGCTGCTGGGCGGCCGGTTCTCCATCGGCGGCACGGTGGTCGGCGCCCTCGTCATCCAGACCCTGACCACCACGATCTACACCATCGGCGTGCCGACCCAGACCAACCTGGTCTTCAAGGCCGTCGTCGTCATCGTCGTCTGCCTGCTGCAGTCCCCGAAGTTCCGCGCGAAGGTCTTCGGCGCCAGGTCCGGCTCCAAGCCCGGTGCGACCGGCGGCGGCACGCCGTCCGCGACCCCGGCGAAGACCGCCACGACGCCCGCCGAGGCAGCCCCCAAGATGGAGGTGTCGTGA
- the yjfF gene encoding galactofuranose ABC transporter, permease protein YjfF, giving the protein MTATTKTPTAQDSRTTSTSTPVSTAARLLGDRRLPVLVTAALFLAMYIGGLSRYQNYGFGEPQVFLNLFIDNGYLVVAAVGATFVILSGGIDLSVGSVIGFTTMFTAWLVERQGLPILLVIPIALGVGAFGGFLMGYVIHNFEIQPFIVTLAGLFLFRGLCLVISKESIAIGDSTVSSLAQAQASLGFGFLSIGAIIALVVLATAFFVLHYSRFGRRVYAIGGNEQSAMLMGLPQGGTKIAVYTVSGFCSALAGLLFTLYIQSGDPLHATGMELEAIAAVVIGGTLLTGGSGYVLGTLFGVLVLGLIKSIIQFEGTLSSWWTKIATGVLLCAFILIQRAMTARRQT; this is encoded by the coding sequence ATGACCGCGACCACCAAGACCCCGACGGCCCAGGACAGCCGTACGACATCGACCTCGACGCCGGTGTCCACGGCGGCGCGGCTGCTCGGCGACCGGCGGCTGCCCGTCCTGGTGACCGCCGCGCTCTTCCTCGCCATGTACATCGGGGGCCTGAGCCGCTATCAGAACTACGGCTTCGGCGAACCGCAGGTCTTCCTGAACCTCTTCATCGACAACGGCTACCTGGTGGTCGCCGCCGTGGGCGCCACCTTCGTCATCCTCTCCGGCGGCATCGACCTCTCCGTCGGCTCGGTCATCGGCTTCACCACCATGTTCACGGCGTGGCTGGTGGAGCGTCAGGGCCTGCCCATCCTGCTCGTCATCCCCATCGCACTGGGAGTGGGCGCGTTCGGCGGCTTCCTGATGGGCTATGTGATCCACAACTTCGAGATCCAGCCCTTCATCGTGACGCTGGCCGGTCTCTTCCTCTTCCGGGGCCTGTGCCTGGTCATCAGCAAGGAGTCCATCGCCATCGGCGACTCCACGGTGAGCAGTCTGGCGCAGGCGCAGGCGTCGCTCGGGTTCGGCTTCCTGTCGATCGGCGCCATCATCGCGCTGGTCGTCCTGGCCACCGCCTTCTTCGTGTTGCACTACAGCCGCTTCGGCCGCCGGGTCTACGCCATCGGCGGCAACGAGCAGTCGGCCATGCTGATGGGCCTGCCCCAGGGCGGCACCAAGATCGCCGTCTACACGGTGAGCGGCTTCTGTTCGGCCCTGGCCGGTCTGCTCTTCACCCTGTACATCCAGTCCGGCGACCCCCTCCACGCCACCGGCATGGAGCTGGAGGCGATCGCCGCGGTGGTCATCGGCGGCACCCTGCTCACGGGCGGTTCCGGCTACGTCCTGGGCACCCTGTTCGGCGTCCTCGTCCTCGGCCTCATCAAGAGCATCATCCAGTTCGAGGGCACCCTCAGCTCCTGGTGGACGAAGATCGCCACGGGTGTGCTGCTGTGCGCGTTCATCCTGATCCAGCGGGCGATGACGGCACGCAGACAGACCTGA
- a CDS encoding MarR family transcriptional regulator: MPTQKPTPRVDPLTMEVVELIGTVVARYHEEYEEAAAEHALTGAQARLLGLLSLEPLPMRQLARKLRCEPSNVTGIVDRLEARGLVERRPDPNDRRVKLAAATAQGRRVARGLRDSLHFAREPLAALSTAERESLRDLLRRMLEA; encoded by the coding sequence ATGCCCACGCAGAAGCCGACCCCCCGCGTCGACCCGCTGACCATGGAGGTCGTCGAACTCATCGGCACGGTGGTGGCCCGCTACCACGAGGAGTACGAGGAAGCCGCCGCCGAACACGCCCTCACCGGCGCCCAGGCCCGCCTCCTCGGCCTCCTTTCCCTGGAACCGCTGCCCATGCGTCAGCTCGCCCGGAAACTCCGCTGCGAGCCGTCGAACGTGACGGGCATCGTCGACCGGCTGGAGGCCCGGGGCCTGGTGGAGCGCCGCCCCGACCCCAACGACCGCCGGGTGAAGCTGGCCGCCGCGACGGCTCAGGGGCGCCGGGTGGCCCGCGGCCTGCGGGACTCCCTGCACTTCGCCCGCGAGCCCCTGGCGGCGCTGAGCACGGCCGAACGGGAGTCGTTGCGGGATCTTCTGCGGCGGATGCTGGAGGCGTAG
- a CDS encoding NADP-dependent oxidoreductase, with amino-acid sequence MPDITALPATSREWHLLSRPVGWPKDEDFALVEAEIRQPGPGEVLVRNTYLSVDPYMRGRMSDAKSYVAPFELGKAMQGGAVGEVVASEAEGVAVGDHVLHFGGWREYATIDAKQAVKVDPDAAPLSTYLGVLGMTGLTAYAGLLRVGAFKEGDAVFVSGAAGAVGSQVGQVAKLKGASRVIGSAGSDEKVKLLVEEYGFDAAFNYKNGPVWEQLKQAAPDGIDLYFDNVGGEHLEAAIGALNLRGRAVICGMISQYNATEPAPGPRNMVKILQNRLRVEGVLVGDHYDLQPQFVQEVGPWVASGALKYRETVVEGIENNLEAFLGVLRGDNTGKMIVKV; translated from the coding sequence ATGCCCGACATCACCGCCCTCCCCGCCACCAGCCGCGAATGGCACCTGCTGAGCCGTCCCGTCGGCTGGCCCAAGGACGAGGACTTCGCGCTGGTCGAGGCGGAGATCCGGCAGCCCGGCCCGGGTGAGGTCCTCGTACGGAACACGTACCTCTCCGTGGACCCGTACATGCGGGGCCGCATGAGCGACGCGAAGTCGTACGTCGCCCCCTTCGAGCTGGGCAAGGCCATGCAGGGCGGTGCCGTGGGCGAGGTCGTCGCCTCCGAGGCCGAGGGCGTCGCCGTCGGCGACCACGTGCTGCACTTCGGCGGCTGGCGCGAGTACGCCACGATCGACGCCAAGCAGGCCGTGAAGGTCGACCCGGACGCCGCGCCCCTCTCCACCTATCTCGGCGTCCTCGGCATGACGGGCCTGACCGCCTACGCGGGCCTGCTGCGCGTCGGTGCCTTCAAGGAGGGCGACGCGGTGTTCGTCTCCGGTGCCGCCGGTGCCGTCGGCAGCCAGGTCGGCCAGGTCGCCAAGCTCAAGGGCGCCTCCCGGGTCATCGGCTCCGCCGGCTCCGACGAGAAGGTCAAGCTTCTCGTCGAGGAGTACGGCTTCGACGCCGCCTTCAACTACAAGAACGGTCCCGTCTGGGAGCAGCTCAAGCAAGCCGCCCCGGACGGCATCGACCTCTACTTCGACAACGTCGGCGGCGAGCACCTGGAGGCCGCGATCGGCGCGCTCAACCTGCGCGGCCGGGCCGTGATCTGCGGAATGATCTCCCAGTACAACGCGACCGAGCCGGCTCCGGGCCCGCGCAACATGGTCAAGATCCTGCAGAACCGGCTCCGCGTCGAGGGCGTTCTCGTCGGCGACCACTACGACCTCCAGCCCCAGTTCGTCCAGGAGGTCGGCCCCTGGGTCGCCTCGGGCGCGCTCAAGTACCGCGAGACCGTCGTCGAGGGCATCGAGAACAACCTGGAGGCCTTCCTCGGCGTCCTGCGCGGCGACAACACCGGCAAGATGATCGTCAAGGTCTGA
- a CDS encoding serine hydrolase domain-containing protein gives MTQRRQGATVHGTVADGFEAVREGFAAFVAAERSDYEGQLTAYVHGRRVVDLWAGPESDAQTGGDTLHGVFSSTKGAAHLVVALLVQDGVLELDREVAHYWPEFAAEGKGSVTLRDLLAHRAGLVGTDAGFTLEELADDRFIAERLATQRPFWRPGSAFGYHALVIGALTGEVVRRATGRTLQEVYEKRVRAPHGLDLFLGLPAEHEPRFRTVLPMLPTPAQQAELDAVPHGPHTLASIAFNNQVPEPGELTDFPNARIVRASGQSSAGGIASARGLAGMYAAAISTVDGRPPLLKPDTIAEIGQIHSFGHDLVARAPKAFGLGFQATAEILYPFLGAGAFGHSGAGGSQAFADPRSGLAYGYTRRRMAYPGGSAPENTGLVRAVHSAALAA, from the coding sequence ATGACACAGCGGAGACAAGGGGCCACCGTCCACGGCACGGTCGCTGACGGCTTCGAGGCGGTGCGCGAGGGGTTCGCCGCGTTCGTGGCCGCCGAACGGTCCGACTACGAGGGGCAGTTGACCGCGTATGTGCATGGGCGGCGGGTCGTCGACCTGTGGGCGGGCCCGGAGTCGGACGCGCAGACGGGCGGCGACACGCTGCACGGCGTGTTCTCCTCCACCAAGGGCGCCGCCCATCTCGTCGTCGCGCTCCTCGTCCAGGACGGCGTGCTGGAACTGGACCGTGAAGTAGCCCATTACTGGCCGGAGTTCGCGGCCGAGGGCAAGGGTTCGGTGACTCTGCGGGACCTGCTCGCGCACCGGGCGGGGCTCGTGGGCACCGACGCCGGGTTCACCCTGGAGGAACTGGCGGACGACCGCTTCATCGCCGAACGCCTCGCCACGCAGCGGCCGTTCTGGCGTCCGGGCAGTGCCTTCGGCTACCACGCGCTCGTCATCGGGGCGCTCACCGGAGAGGTCGTCCGGCGGGCGACGGGCCGCACGCTCCAGGAGGTGTACGAGAAGCGGGTCCGCGCCCCGCACGGGCTCGACCTCTTCCTGGGGCTGCCGGCCGAGCACGAGCCACGCTTCCGGACCGTACTGCCGATGCTGCCGACGCCCGCGCAGCAGGCCGAGCTGGACGCCGTGCCGCACGGCCCGCACACGCTGGCGTCGATCGCGTTCAACAACCAGGTGCCGGAGCCGGGAGAGCTGACGGACTTCCCCAACGCCCGGATCGTGCGCGCGAGCGGGCAGTCGTCGGCGGGCGGTATCGCCTCCGCGCGCGGGCTCGCCGGGATGTACGCGGCGGCCATCAGCACGGTGGACGGCCGGCCGCCGCTGCTCAAGCCCGACACCATCGCCGAGATCGGCCAGATCCACTCCTTCGGCCACGATCTCGTCGCCCGTGCCCCCAAGGCCTTCGGGCTCGGCTTCCAGGCCACCGCCGAGATCCTGTACCCGTTCCTCGGCGCCGGCGCCTTCGGCCACAGCGGCGCCGGCGGCTCCCAGGCCTTCGCCGACCCCCGCAGCGGACTCGCCTACGGCTACACCCGCCGCCGCATGGCCTACCCGGGCGGGTCGGCACCGGAGAACACGGGTCTGGTGCGTGCGGTCCACTCGGCGGCGCTGGCGGCCTGA
- a CDS encoding GDSL-type esterase/lipase family protein produces MQTHHDWITTPLTDELLRGALELEHTEHGVLPHRLPARARVQCTDPQLAVVESQPSGVRLVFRTRATAVELDALPTKRAYVGAPPRPDGLYDLVVDGVLTDRASVPTGNTVTIDMTDGSTRYRAGAPGTVTFSGLPAGPKTVEIWLPHNETTELLALRTDAPVEPAPAPDRRVWLHHGSSISHGSDAAGPTGIWPALAASLGGVELINLGLGGSALLDPFTARAMRDTRADLISVKIGINLVNHDVMRLRAFTPAVHGFLDTLRDGHPTTPLLVISPILCPIHEDTPGPSAPDFDEITEGRLRFRALGGPQDGTPGKLTLRVIREELSRVVAQRAADDPHLHYLDGRALYGTPESTTLPLSDDLHPDARTHRHIGERFAELAFTADGPFAP; encoded by the coding sequence ATGCAGACCCACCACGACTGGATCACTACCCCCCTCACCGACGAACTCCTGCGCGGCGCCCTGGAGTTGGAGCACACCGAGCACGGCGTACTGCCGCACCGGCTGCCCGCCCGTGCCCGCGTCCAGTGCACCGACCCGCAACTCGCCGTGGTGGAGTCCCAGCCCTCGGGCGTACGCCTGGTCTTCCGCACCCGTGCCACAGCCGTCGAACTGGACGCACTGCCCACCAAACGAGCCTACGTGGGCGCCCCGCCCCGCCCGGACGGCCTGTACGACCTGGTCGTGGACGGTGTGCTGACCGACCGGGCGAGCGTGCCGACCGGCAACACCGTGACGATCGACATGACCGACGGGTCGACGCGGTACCGCGCCGGCGCACCCGGCACGGTGACCTTCTCAGGCCTGCCCGCCGGCCCCAAGACGGTCGAGATCTGGCTCCCGCACAACGAGACCACCGAACTCCTGGCCCTGCGCACCGACGCCCCCGTCGAGCCCGCCCCGGCCCCGGACCGCAGGGTGTGGCTGCACCACGGCAGTTCGATCAGCCACGGCTCCGACGCCGCGGGACCCACCGGTATCTGGCCGGCCCTCGCCGCCTCCCTCGGCGGCGTCGAACTCATCAACCTGGGCCTCGGCGGCAGCGCCCTTCTCGACCCCTTCACCGCCCGCGCCATGCGGGACACCCGAGCCGACCTGATCAGCGTCAAGATCGGCATCAACCTGGTGAACCACGACGTGATGCGCCTGCGTGCCTTCACCCCCGCCGTCCACGGCTTCCTCGACACCCTCCGCGACGGCCACCCCACCACCCCCCTCCTGGTGATCTCCCCGATCCTCTGCCCCATCCACGAGGACACCCCCGGCCCCAGCGCCCCCGACTTCGACGAGATCACCGAGGGCCGCCTCCGCTTCCGCGCCCTGGGCGGTCCCCAGGACGGCACCCCCGGCAAGCTCACCCTCCGAGTGATCCGCGAAGAACTCTCCCGCGTCGTGGCCCAGCGAGCGGCCGACGACCCCCACCTCCACTACCTGGACGGCCGCGCACTCTACGGCACCCCCGAATCGACCACCCTCCCCCTCTCCGACGACCTGCACCCCGACGCCCGGACCCACCGTCACATAGGGGAACGCTTCGCGGAGCTGGCCTTCACCGCCGATGGCCCCTTCGCCCCGTGA
- a CDS encoding EI24 domain-containing protein: MRDLGVGFQYLVQGQRWVARHGRQYGFGLIPGLITLVLYLGALVALAAWGPDFVTWATPFADDWSSPWPGLFRGFVTAVLFALALLLAVITFTAMTLLIGQPFYENLSEKVDRDVSPDGTAPESGLPLTRELWISACDSLRIVARALLWGVLLFSLGFVPFLGQTVVPVIGFFVTGFFLTEELTAVALQRRSVELRDRLALLRSRKTLIWGFGTPLALAFVVPFVAVFLMPGAVAGATLMARDLLGEDPNGEDEQSPAASAGRPDTMFQKPGPGA, encoded by the coding sequence ATGCGCGATCTAGGGGTGGGCTTCCAGTACCTCGTCCAGGGCCAACGCTGGGTGGCCCGGCACGGCAGGCAGTACGGTTTCGGACTCATCCCGGGCCTGATCACACTCGTCCTCTACCTCGGCGCCCTGGTCGCCCTGGCCGCCTGGGGCCCGGACTTCGTCACCTGGGCCACCCCCTTCGCGGACGACTGGTCCAGCCCCTGGCCGGGCCTCTTCCGCGGCTTCGTCACGGCCGTACTGTTCGCCCTCGCCCTCCTCCTCGCGGTCATCACCTTCACCGCCATGACCCTCCTCATCGGCCAGCCCTTCTACGAGAACCTCTCCGAGAAGGTCGACCGGGACGTCTCGCCCGACGGCACGGCACCGGAGTCCGGCCTGCCGCTGACGCGGGAGTTGTGGATCTCGGCCTGCGACAGCCTCCGTATCGTCGCGCGGGCGTTGCTGTGGGGCGTGCTGCTCTTCTCCCTGGGCTTCGTGCCGTTCCTCGGCCAGACGGTCGTCCCGGTGATCGGCTTCTTCGTCACCGGCTTCTTCCTCACCGAGGAACTGACGGCCGTCGCCCTCCAGCGCCGCAGCGTCGAACTCCGCGACCGCCTCGCCCTGCTCCGCTCCCGCAAGACGCTCATCTGGGGTTTCGGCACCCCGCTGGCCCTCGCCTTCGTGGTGCCGTTCGTCGCCGTCTTCCTGATGCCGGGCGCGGTCGCGGGCGCCACCCTCATGGCCCGCGACCTGCTGGGCGAGGACCCGAACGGCGAGGACGAGCAGAGCCCGGCCGCCTCCGCCGGCCGGCCGGACACCATGTTCCAGAAGCCGGGGCCCGGCGCCTGA
- a CDS encoding SGNH/GDSL hydrolase family protein: MRKRRHRSRAVFGAALAAALLAVTGCDATGGNSPGPEGTGTKAGPSASPAPAWDSTPESLVAVGDSITRGFDACEVLSDCPEVSWATGGDASVDSLAVRLLGASGAARRSWNYAVTGARMADLPNQVARAVTREPELVTVMIGANDACRATATAMTPVADFRTDFEDAMATLRDALPKAQVFVASVPDLKRLWSEGRTSPVGKQVWKLGICPSMLADPDLLTAAATERRDAVRARVEAYNDVLREVCAEDRHCRYDGDAVFDYRFGQAQLSPWDWFHPSVDGQARLAEIAYRIISEERS, encoded by the coding sequence ATGCGGAAGCGACGCCACCGTTCGAGGGCGGTGTTCGGCGCGGCCTTGGCGGCGGCGCTGCTGGCCGTGACCGGCTGCGACGCCACCGGCGGCAACTCCCCCGGCCCCGAGGGGACGGGGACGAAGGCCGGGCCCTCCGCGTCGCCGGCCCCCGCCTGGGACAGCACCCCGGAGTCGCTGGTCGCCGTCGGCGACTCCATCACCCGCGGTTTCGACGCGTGCGAGGTGCTGTCCGACTGCCCCGAGGTGTCGTGGGCGACCGGCGGCGACGCCTCGGTCGACAGTCTCGCCGTACGGCTGCTGGGCGCGTCCGGGGCGGCCCGGCGGAGCTGGAACTACGCGGTGACCGGCGCCCGGATGGCCGACCTGCCGAACCAGGTGGCGCGGGCGGTGACCCGTGAGCCGGAGCTGGTCACGGTGATGATCGGCGCGAACGACGCGTGCCGCGCCACCGCCACCGCCATGACCCCGGTCGCCGACTTCCGCACCGACTTCGAGGACGCGATGGCGACCCTGCGGGACGCCCTGCCCAAGGCGCAGGTGTTCGTGGCGAGCGTGCCGGACCTGAAGCGGCTGTGGTCCGAGGGCCGGACGAGCCCGGTCGGCAAGCAGGTCTGGAAGCTGGGCATCTGCCCGTCGATGCTGGCCGACCCCGACCTCCTCACCGCGGCGGCCACCGAGCGGCGCGACGCCGTCCGGGCCCGGGTGGAGGCGTACAACGACGTGCTGCGCGAGGTGTGCGCAGAGGACCGTCACTGCCGCTACGACGGGGACGCCGTCTTCGACTACCGCTTCGGGCAGGCCCAGCTCAGCCCGTGGGACTGGTTCCACCCGAGCGTGGACGGACAGGCCCGGCTGGCGGAGATCGCGTACCGGATCATCAGCGAGGAGCGGTCGTGA
- a CDS encoding DUF3145 domain-containing protein, whose amino-acid sequence MTTRGVLYVHSAPRALCPHVEWAVAGVLATRVNLDWIRQPAAPGTWRSEFSWQGQTGTASKLASALRGWHLLRFEVTAEPCATAEGERYSCTPDLGIFHAVTGIHGDILIPEDRLRAALTRSQRGETDLEAEIAKLLGKPWDDELEPFRYAGEGAPVRWLHQVV is encoded by the coding sequence GTGACGACACGTGGAGTCTTGTACGTGCACTCCGCGCCGCGTGCGCTGTGCCCGCACGTCGAGTGGGCCGTCGCGGGGGTTCTCGCGACACGCGTGAACCTCGACTGGATCCGGCAGCCGGCCGCCCCGGGTACCTGGCGCTCCGAGTTCTCCTGGCAGGGCCAGACCGGTACCGCCTCCAAGCTGGCGTCCGCGCTCCGCGGCTGGCACCTCCTGCGCTTCGAGGTCACCGCCGAGCCCTGCGCCACCGCCGAGGGCGAGCGCTACAGCTGCACCCCCGACCTCGGTATCTTCCACGCCGTCACCGGCATCCACGGCGACATCCTCATCCCCGAGGACCGCCTCCGCGCCGCCCTGACCCGCTCCCAGCGCGGCGAGACCGACCTGGAAGCCGAGATCGCCAAGCTCCTCGGCAAGCCCTGGGACGACGAGTTGGAGCCGTTCCGGTACGCGGGAGAGGGCGCCCCGGTGCGCTGGCTGCACCAGGTGGTGTGA